The genomic region AAGAGCGAAGCAACAGTAGCAGGAGGGACTCTACTCGGCACTCAGACACGTatacgcacgtgcgcgtacacacacaccgacgaGCAGAGCTTTTTGACTCTGTGGGGTCTATCTCACCTCGCAGTCTCTCTTCCGTATCATCATCTTGTTTATTTCgtgtctccctctttcttgaTAGTGGCCTGCACTTCCCTGCGCGAATCGCTAGACAGCTCTCACACGTACAGGCGCACAGAGCCCTGCTTTGCTGCTGTAGTCTTCGTCTAGCTTCCCTTCTTTCCTACACCCCATCATCTGAATGAATAAAAAAAATGTATTtgcccctttctctcccttttaCCTGTTTACGTGTGGCGTTCGTGCGGATGCCGAAGCCCAGCTTCATAGCCTCGTGCTGCTCTCTTTGTTGCCTCTGCTGACCGTTTTGTGCACTCTCCGGCCTTGCTGGTGTGCGTAGGGCCCCCTCACAAGTGTGTTGCTGATCCTTCCTCAGCATTCTacttttttctctcctcttctacGCCTCTTTTCGAACGTTGTTGGTTTGCGtgtgcccccctctctcccctctaCCCCGTCTGTGCAGTTAGTGATCAAGCGAGCTGCGGCCACGGACATCGCAGCAGAAAGCGGCACGGCGAATGCCGCTTGCTTGAATGCAGCAACAACGATCAAGTTCCACACATACAAGGTAGACACACCAccttctttctcctctcGTGCCTTGTAGCCTTGAGACACGACAGCACCTACCCTTTGTTTTTTCTTCCTCGCTTCCTATCCATCGACaacacacgcgtacacacgcgAGTCTGCCATGTCGCATCTGCTTGAGCACAGCTTCCTCTTTACCACAGAGGAGCGACAACTCATCTACCATGCCAACAGCGACGTCAACACCCGCCCCGTGAGCTTCGTCACTCGCATTTTTTACCCGATCTGGATTCGTATCAGCACGCATCTGCTCAGCGATCTCGTGGCGCCGAACGCCATCACATTGGCAGGGCTTCTTAGCAGCATGCAGGCGTACCAGCTCATTAACACGTACTACCATTTTGGCGATCAGCAGCACGGCCCGCACGCGGTGCTGTGCGACGTGAAGTCGTCGTTGCAGGCGTTTGGACTCCGTGGCGCCGGCCAGGTACCCCTCGCAGCTGAGAAGACTGTCGTGGGAGAGATGGCCTCTGCCTACAAAGCCGGgccaggcgctgcggccAAGACGGCCAAGGCCAtgggtgccgccgctgccgccgctgccacaaGTGCTGCGAGCGGTCAAATCTTAAAGCCTCCAGAGACCGACTATGTGGACTTTTTCCATACTGACCGCACGGTGCAGACGGCCACGGTTCTGGCAATTCTTCTCCTGGTCATCTCTATCACGTGCGGCTCTTTGGacggcgtgcacgcgcggcgctgtcgcagcgccaccagccTGGGCGACATCTTCTCCCGCATCTGCTCCTCCATGGCGCGCGTCTTTATGGCGCTaacgctgctggaggtgtTTCAAATCGAGGACGTGTGCACGAAGTGGTACTTCCTGCTCGCCCTGCAGCTGATTGAGCTGAATACGGTGCTTGGCCGCATCAACGCGTCGAACTTGAAGAAGGACCGCGTGAAGAATGTGGCGTACGTTGCGACGTACTGCTTCCGTGAATCGGAGTTGTCGTTCCTCATGGTGTTGCTCCTCATCGCCCGTTGGTTCTACCCTACCGCGTGCCGCGACATCCTCGGCGTCATCTTGGCGAAGGCGCAGGTGGGCTACAACaccctcgtcgtcgccacctTTGTGAGCATTGCGCTTCTCAAGATGAAGAAGCTGTACAAGGGGATTATTTTgctctgcctcgccgcccgtgtgctgccgctcttctACCTCTTGCCGCTAAGCCAGTACAGCTTGCTGAGCGTCATTGGCGATGCCATGATTGTAGGACTGCTGTCCATCGAGGTGTACGTCAGCCACCTCGCCCAGCGCCGCATCCACGCCGCAgtttttttcctttgcctCGGCTCGCTGCTGAACGACGTGCTCTCTGTGGCCGGGTCTATAATGTACTTGATTGCCATGCTGGTGGACTTGTCGTACTCGCTGAACGTACCGCTTTTCACGCCTGTGCGTAACGTGTTCATCGACGGTGTCTTCGACCTCTGCCACGCCGGACACAAGAAGCTGATGGCTAATGCTCTCAAGTTCGGCAACCGTCTCATCGTTGGCGTctgcggcgacgaggagtgCGCCTCATACAAACGTCCGCCGATCATGACCACCGAAGAGCGTATCAATGAGGTGCGCCTGTGCAAGTACGTCTCAGAAGTGATTCCCAACTCACCAGTGACGGGCATCACGGCGGAGATGATCCGGTACTACAATATACACGTAGTTGTCTGTGGCGAGGAGTACAACACTCCGACAGACACGTACTACGCGGTACCGCGCCGCATGGGCATCCTGCGCACAGTGCCAAGAACTCCCGGCATCTCCACCAGCGTTCTCATCTCGCGCATCCGTGCCGCCAGTGACAGCTCTATAAAGGCAAAGGACAGGAAGAGTGACGTGCCAACGGTGAAGGACGGGGCATAAGTGGAGATGCTGACGTCTTCTTCTTGTGTGCAAGCTGCTGGGCCCTGTGTCTTTGGCGGACGCCCTTCTGCAGTCTGTGTCGGTGCTGAATTCTCCGGTGATAGCGTGTACGCACACTACGTCGAGGCGTTTTCACGAatgcacgtgcgtgcaccccctcctctctcgctacTGCTTTCCTCTGCTCTTGGCCTTCCAAAGGGTGTCTGAAAGCAACCATGATAGGCGTGAGAAATATATTTGTGGGCACGAcagcgcatcgccgtcgctgaaGAACAAGGGGCTCGGCGGCGATGACTACTGCGCAAGCACAAatacatctctctctctctgtgtgtgtgtgtgtgtgtgtgtgtcggctTCGGTAATGTGTGGACCTGCGCGCTCCTTCCGCTTTGTACCTTTTCTAGTTGTGGTGGCTCTCCCAAGGAAGGGCAGacgacaagaaaaaagaagtcGGCGCGCGCCGTATCACGCTTCTCGCCTGGATGACCTtcacccctccttccttgTGCTCTTACGTGATTGCCTTCTGTATGCGTCTGCGACCGTCATGAGCAAAAGACAGCTTTGTTTTGCGTAGCAAAggtgtgctggtggtgctgtcACGGTCGTCTTCGCCGATTCGGCTGCCCATGTgtatgcacacacacacacacacgtgcatacttctatatacatatatatatgtatatgtaaACATAAACACGCAGATATGTATGCGTATGCatgcgtatatatatatatatatgtgcaaGTATACACATTTTGTGCTCGCGTTCAAGCAGTCGTGCACTTTCTCTGTTTGCCTgcgtatttttttttgctcccTTCGCCTCTGGTCTCCTTTCACGTGTGATTCTCCAGCCCTGTGCtttccgccc from Leishmania infantum JPCM5 genome chromosome 18 harbors:
- a CDS encoding putative cholinephosphate cytidylyltransferase A; amino-acid sequence: MSHLLEHSFLFTTEERQLIYHANSDVNTRPVSFVTRIFYPIWIRISTHLLSDLVAPNAITLAGLLSSMQAYQLINTYYHFGDQQHGPHAVLCDVKSSLQAFGLRGAGQVPLAAEKTVVGEMASAYKAGPGAAAKTAKAMGAAAAAAATSAASGQILKPPETDYVDFFHTDRTVQTATVLAILLLVISITCGSLDGVHARRCRSATSLGDIFSRICSSMARVFMALTLLEVFQIEDVCTKWYFLLALQLIELNTVLGRINASNLKKDRVKNVAYVATYCFRESELSFLMVLLLIARWFYPTACRDILGVILAKAQVGYNTLVVATFVSIALLKMKKLYKGIILLCLAARVLPLFYLLPLSQYSLLSVIGDAMIVGLLSIEVYVSHLAQRRIHAAVFFLCLGSLLNDVLSVAGSIMYLIAMLVDLSYSLNVPLFTPVRNVFIDGVFDLCHAGHKKLMANALKFGNRLIVGVCGDEECASYKRPPIMTTEERINEVRLCKYVSEVIPNSPVTGITAEMIRYYNIHVVVCGEEYNTPTDTYYAVPRRMGILRTVPRTPGISTSVLISRIRAASDSSIKAKDRKSDVPTVKDGA